The proteins below are encoded in one region of Drosophila santomea strain STO CAGO 1482 chromosome 2R, Prin_Dsan_1.1, whole genome shotgun sequence:
- the LOC120445199 gene encoding polycomb group protein Psc, producing MMTPESKAIQPAAATTKQTAEATPEATATTTMAHTQQKSQLSTLAKATTTSTTTSTTTTNKAAKSVVSNANSSGNNSSKKLALYQSQKTTTITATTTTTTPAAAETAEATTNADKMQKQQQLKQQLFAACSIKVKSENTLATTANAAAATTATATQLATGKAAKIILENGIKKESTPPAVESVEASSSSSSSSSSSSSSSWSTARRATSEDASSNGGASAEEEKMEEDQTGAVATASSTATTTSDLATTSRPRPVLLTAVNPHIICHLCQGYLINATTIVECLHSFCHSCLINHLRKERFCPRCEMVINNAKPNIKSDTTLQAIVYKLVPGLYERELMRKRAFYKDRPEEAALATPEQRGDDTEHLIFSPSDDMSLSLEYAELGELKTDSESELVDTLRPRYLQCPAMCRVSHLKKFVYDKFEIDAQRFSIDIMYKVKTIVLLDYYTLMDIAYIYTWKRDAPMRFYYRVYESPQPLVKPAPRRLLPLPLEKQEKENPEQQLPVEASSTTVEPLPLPVEQAVKASIKVEEQETNKEVVKEVVKDAATAPTTETLKLVINRNMLDKREKSHSPQMNSKSSSKSSPSTPVSSPSEPNIKLKIDLSKQNSVTIINMSDPERREIVKPLKPEKESRSKKKDKDGSPKSSSSSSSSSSGERKRKSPSPLTVPPLTIRTERIMSPSGVSTLSPRVTSGAFSEDPKSEFLKSFALKPIKVKVESPERSLNNRAITPPSPSVQQSPSPKTKGNLDDSILMKPPSCMPPKSIASSKRKSKEPVKAVSKKPKLSPPLPTVDFKIRLPATNGSSPGSASPKIEKPLMPPPAKPPMLAPRKLQPSTQLAPPPSPMHHHAGVQMSAPGNRTPIAKRYQPILPKASRPNPFANIPNDVNRLLKDAGTEIKSIGGGSVENSSNSAQKPHLYGLKGDAKMGPPPLPATTPTQGNKNLGKQGGNLPMSAPNKGNSSNNYLNLALFNSSKCKGKEAPPGCRTPMYTPNSPIYSPSSPQYVPSYNIPTMPTYKYTPKPAANSGSGNGGTGSYLQNMLGGGNGSGSLGGLFPSPPTKSDQNTNPAHGGASSASQSGSNGMANNNIYMPNEDAPEKQQVKVKSLLNSCNINIPSSLSITISRDNGDSSSPSNGQHPKHKSPVNNYIEIVKLPDQPQDQVQAAKEAQKRQSPPAAGPGPLAAKLPPPPPSKAIPSPQHLVSRMTPPQLPKVATPPPPSAPRVITPPKTSPPANAAKVTPLKPVLTPTQADKKTPSPEKRTAAQMGSHSPTASENKSPKGGAAGVANSAAGAQNGDPAAKKFRPILPRQNGMPELAPKLPTLAPFVGFNPLQNAAAGKKVPPSKKSPNAGATVHQTGQQKLANGGQQQQAQQKTSPPQKNQQQVKKATKNPTPPPPSLPAVGKMMPHPVMHSQNAPLSIASSASAAAVASGQLDLSNFLKENLRRVHAAQAAQAAQAAAAANQSNMMYNLAQMGHMTPAMYNYQQAYFMEQLSRMQRAGNEVFNDYLQKLKTATAAGGGGPAEGELKPMLPTVTLPSPGATPPAASPKTSPLPAGKLTAAATAPQSKANNSSGANARQQTAATGNNGAPVSAASLPPATKSK from the exons atgATGACGCCAGAGTCGAAAGCAATACAgccggcagcagcaacaacaaagcaaaCAGCGGAGGCAACAccagaagcaacagcaacaacaacaatggctcACACACAACAAAAGTCGCAGTTGTCAACGTTGgcgaaagcaacaacaacatcaacaacaacatcgacaacgacaacgaatAAGGCGGCCAAAAGCGTTGTCAGCAATGCAAATAGCAGTGGCAACAATTCAAGCAAAAAGCTGGCTTTGTATCAGTCccagaaaacaacaacaataactgcgacgacgacaacaacaacaccagcagctgcagaaaCAGCAGAGGCAACAACTAATGCTgataaaatgcaaaagcaacagcaactgaaGCAGCAACTTTTTGCCGCCTGCAGCATTAaagtaaaaagtgaaaacacATTAGCAACTActgcaaatgcagcagcagcaacaacagcaacagcaacacaacTTGCCACAGGCAAAGCggcaaaaataatattagaAAACGGCATCAAGAAGGAATCCACGCCTCCGGCTGTCGAATCCGTTGAGgcctcctcctcatcgtcatcctcctcgtcctcctcatcatcgtcCTCGTGGTCGACGGCAAGGAGAGCCACTTCGGAGGACGCCAGCAGCAATGGTGGCGCCTCCGCCGAGGAGGAGAAGATGGAGGAGGACCAAACGGGGGCGGTGGCAACAGCGTCTTCAACGGCGACAACGACTTCCGATTTGGCCACAACTTCAAGGCCACGCCCCGTCCTTCTAACGGCCGTCAATCCGCACATCATCTGTCACCTGTGCCAGGGATATCTGATCAATGCCACCACCATCGTCGAGTGTCTGCACTCCT TCTGCCACAGTTGCCTCATTAATCACCTGCGAAAGGAGCGCTTCTGCCCGCGCTGCGAGATGGTCATCAACAACGCCAAGCCGAACATCAA ATCGGACACCACGCTCCAGGCGATAGTGTACAAGCTCGTGCCGGGTCTTTACGAGCGGGAGCTGATGCGCAAAAGGGCCTTCTACAAGGATCGTCCCGAGGAGGCAGCCTTGGCCACGCCCGAGCAGCGAGGCGATGATACGGAGCATCTGATCTTCAGTCCCTCGGATGACATGTCGTTGTCGCTGGAGTACGCCGAATTGGG GGAACTGAAAACCGATTCCGAGTCTGAGTTGGTGGACACATTGCGTCCGCGGTACCTTCAATGTCCGGCCATGTGCCGTGTGAGCCACTTGAAGAAGTTCGTCTACGACAAATTTGAGATTGATGCCCAGCGTTTTAGTATCGACATTATGTACAAAGTCAAGACCATCGTGCTGCTCGACTACTACACGCTTATGGACATCGCCTACATCTACACGTGGAAGCGGGATGCACCCATGCGGTTTTACTACCGTGTTTATGAGTCGCCGCAGCCGCTGGTGAAGCCGGCTCCTCGTCGATTGCTGCCACTGCCCCTGGagaagcaggagaaggagaatCCAGAGCAACAGCTGCCAGTGGAAGCCTCTTCTACGACGGTGGAACCTTTGCCCCTGCCAGTGGAGCAAGCAGTTAAAGCTTCCATTAAagtggaggagcaggagacCAACAAGGAAGTCGTGAAAGAAGTGGTTAAGGATGCGGCAACCGCACCCACGACGGAGACACTGAAGCTGGTGATCAATCGAAATATGCTGGACAAGCGTGAGAAGAGTCACTCTCCACAGATGAACTCGAAATCGTCCTCGAAGAGTTCGCCCTCCACTCCCGTTTCGTCTCCCTCGGAGCCCAATATCAAGCTGAAGATCGATCTCTCCAAGCAGAACAGCGTCACCATTATCAATATGTCCGATCCTGAGCGCAGAGAGATAGTGAAACCCCTCAAGCCCGAGAAGGAGTCCAGGTCGAAGAAGAAGGACAAGGACGGAAGTCCCAAGTCGTCAAGCAGCTCCAGTTCCTCTTCCAGTGGAGAGCGCAAGCGTAAGAGTCCCAGCCCGCTGACGGTTCCTCCATTGACCATTCGCACAGAACGCATCATGAGTCCAAGTGGGGTGAGCACTCTGAGTCCAAGAGTGACCAGCGGAGCGTTCTCAGAGGATCCCAAGTCGGAGTTCCTTAAGTCGTTCGCTCTGAAACCCATCAAGGTGAAAGTAGAATCACCGGAGAGGTCGTTGAACAACAGAGCCATCACCCCGCCTTCGCCTTCGGTGCAACAGTCCCCCTCACCCAAAACGAAGGGTAACTTGGACGACAGCATTCTCATGAAGCCGCCCAGCTGCATGCCTCCCAAATCCATTGCATCTTCGAAGAGAAAGAGCAAAGAACCAGTTAAGGCTGTGTCCAAGAAGCCGAAACTATCGCCGCCCCTTCCAACGGTGGACTTTAAGATACGCCTGCCCGCCACCAATGGCAGTTCTCCAGGCTCCGCGTCTCCCAAGATAGAAAAACCGCTGATGCCACCGCCGGCAAAGCCGCCAATGTTGGCTCCCCGGAAACTGCAGCCCTCCACCCAGCTTGCGCCGCCTCCATCGCCCATGCATCATCATGCCGGCGTGCAGATGTCAGCTCCTGGTAACCGGACACCCATCGCCAAACGCTATCAGCCTATTTTACCCAAAGCTTCGCGTCCAAATCCCTTTGCCAATATTCCAAACGATGTCAATCGATTGCTCAAAGACGCTGGTACCGAAATCAAGTCCATTGGTGGAGGATCGGTGGAGAACAGCAGTAACTCAGCCCAAAAGCCACATCTGTATGGACTCAAGGGAGACGCTAAGATGGGACCACCACCGTTGCCTGCAACCACCCCAACTCAGGGTAACAAAAACCTTGGAAAGCAGGGAGGCAACTTGCCGATGTCAGCGCCCAACAAGGGTAACAGTTCCAACAACTATCTCAATCTGGCGCTGTTCAACTCCAGCAAGTGCAAGGGCAAGGAGGCGCCACCTGGCTGCCGCACGCCCATGTACACGCCAAATTCGCCCATTTACTCGCCCAGTTCGCCGCAGTATGTGCCCAGCTACAATATTCCCACAATGCCCACCTATAAGTACACCCCAAAGCCAGCGGCCAATTCTGGAAGCGGAAACGGAGGCACTGGCAGCTACCTGCAGAATATGTTGGGTGGCGGAAATGGAAGTGGATCGCTTGGTGGATTGTTCCCATCACCGCCCACCAAGTCGGATCAGAATACCAATCCAGCTCATGGAGGCGCTTCTTCAGCTTCGCAATCTGGAAGCAATGGAATGGCGAATAACAATATCTATATGCCCAATGAAGATGCACCCGAAAAGCAGCAGGTGAAGGTCAAGTCTCTGCTGAACTCGTGCAACATCAATATCCCCTCCTCGCTTTCGATCACCATCTCTCGGGACAACGGAGATTCCTCGTCACCCAGTAATGGCCAGCATCCGAAACACAAAAGCCCGGTCAACAATTACATTGAGATCGTTAAGCTGCCCGATCAGCCACAGGATCAGGTCCAGGCTGCCAAGGAGGCTCAGAAACGGCAGTCACCACCTGCTGCCGGTCCAGGACCTCTGGCCGCAAagttgccgccgccgccaccatCCAAAGCTATTCCTTCGCCGCAACATTTGGTGTCGCGCATGACGCCGCCACAGTTACCCAAAGTGGCCACTCCCCCGCCTCCAAGTGCTCCTCGTGTGATTACGCCACCAAAAACATCACCTCCTGCCAATGCCGCAAAGGTAACGCCTTTGAAGCCAGTGCTCACGCCTACGCAGGCGGATAAGAAGACGCCCAGCCCGGAGAAGCGAACCGCCGCCCAGATGGGCAGTCATTCGCCAACTGCCAGTGAAAACAAATCGCCCAagggaggagcagctggagtGGCAAATTCGGCTGCGGGCGCCCAGAATGGAGATCCAGCGGCCAAGAAGTTCCGACCCATCCTGCCCCGCCAGAATGGCATGCCTGAGTTGGCACCGAAGCTGCCCACTCTGGCTCCCTTCGTCGGTTTCAATCCACTGCAAAATGCAGCCGCTGGCAAGAAGGTGCCGCCCAGCAAGAAGTCACCTAATGCCGGAGCCACTGTCCATCAGACCGGCCAGCAAAAGCTAGCCAATGGtggacaacagcagcaggcgcagcagaAAACCAGTCCGCCACAGAAGAATCAACAGCAGGTCAAGAAGGCGACCAAGAATCCTACGCCACCGCCTCCATCCTTGCCGGCAGTCGGTAAAATGATGCCCCATCCCGTCATGCACAGCCAGAATGCTCCGCTAAGCATCGCCTCCAGCGCCAGTGCTGCGGCAGTCGCCTCGGGACAATTGGACCTGAGCAACTTCCTCAAGGAGAACCTGAGGCGGGTGCATGCGGCGCAAGCGGCGCAGGCTGCCCAGGCGGCGGCCGCTGCCAACCAGTCGAATATGATGTACAACCTGGCCCAAATGGGTCACATGACACCAGCGATGTACAACTACCAGCAGGCATACTTCATGGAGCAGTTGTCGCGGATGCAGCGCGCCGGAAACGAGGTATTCAACGATTACCTGCAAAAGTTAAAGACCGCCACTGCTGCAGGTGGAGGTGGTCCGGCAGAAGGGGAGCTTAAACCCATGCTGCCCACCGTCACGTTGCCCAGTCCAGGAGCCACTCCGCCGGCAGCCAGCCCCAAAACATCACCACTGCCCGCCGGAAAGCTTACGGCAGCGGCCACGGCACCCCAAAGCAAGGCAAACAACAGCAGTGGAGCAAATGCACGGCAGCAGACGGCGGCCACCGGCAACAACGGAGCACCAGTATCCGCCGCCTCCTTGCCACCGGCCACCAAAAGCAAGTGA
- the LOC120446573 gene encoding uncharacterized protein LOC120446573, with protein MGDYTWISTNVYGALPPGAIIAGHDSDQDPIYVGRAYHNGEMLPAKVVPGKQQAYVPWGGQEISKHDFEVLVGDHFSWIPASGGSVPPFAIQVGQTGEGEPLYVGRGYFQGSLTPGKIHPSHQCLYIPYGGQEHRLEAYEVLVQPETWIASSGRGIVPGTVVGGHDSDGDQIFVGRAYHEGDLLPAKVIPSKGCAYVPYGGGEVVKHDYELLAGYGYGWVHDSHGNVPGNAVLCGRTADGEPLFIGRAHHHGSLTPGKIHQSHHCLYIPFGGEEVRIDHYEVLVKG; from the exons atgGGAG ACTACACCTGGATTAGCACCAACGTTTACGGAGCCCTGCCCCCAGGTGCCATCATTGCCGGCCACGATTCCGACCAGGATCCCATCTATGTGGGCCGCGCCTACCACAATGGCGAGATGCTGCCGGCGAAGGTGGTGCCCGGCAAGCAGCAGGCCTATGTGCCATGGGGCGGACAGGAGATCAGCAAGCACGACTTCGAGGTGCTCGTCGGTGATCACTTCTCGTGGATCCCGGCCAGCGGCGGATCTGTACCGCCCTTCGCCATCCAAGTGGGCCAGACTGGCGAGGGTGAGCCCCTGTACGTGGGTCGTGGTTACTTCCAGGGCAGCCTCACCCCCGGCAAGATCCATCCCTCGCACCAGTGCCTGTACATCCCCTACGGCGGACAGGAG CACCGTCTGGAGGCCTATGAAGTGTTGGTCCAGCCGGAAACCTGGATAGCCTCTAGCGGACGCGGCATTGTTCCTGGAACAGTGGTGGGCGGACACGACTCCGATGGCGACCAGATCTTTGTGGGTCGCGCCTACCACGAGGGCGATTTGCTGCCGGCCAAG GTGATCCCCAGCAAGGGCTGCGCCTATGTGCCCTACGGAGGCGGTGAGGTGGTCAAGCACGACTACGAACTGCTGGccggatacggatacggatggGTGCACGACAGCCATGGCAACGTGCCCGGCAATGCCGTTCTCTGTGGCCGCACTGCCGACGGAGAGCCCCTGTTCATCGGCCGTGCCCACCACCACGGCAGCCTCACTCCCGGCAAGATCCATCAGTCGCACCACTGCCTCTACATCCCATTCGGCGGCGAGGAGGTCCGCATCGACCACTACGAGGTCCTGGTCAAGGGCTAA
- the LOC120446149 gene encoding protein transport protein Sec24-like At4g32640, which yields MAYKWVQSSAYSSLPEEAVVGGNDEDGAMIYVGRAEHEGDMLVCKVVPSKQLGFISQRGEALPKDIFEVLCGQNLVWIKCYDHVIPGNAVLCGRTSLDQPVYIGRGHYEGHLIIGKISSVHRALFIAFRGAERRLDSYEILVEERRVVPGWQLPPPPPPLEEPEKCPLTPPPPPSPPAMAPPLPAKPYPYPHLAAMPFPDRPPAYTPTPHPLPPVGGVAVLPSPTPPPPAGGVLVMPRPPPPAGGVLVMPPPPPSFTPAEVTAAPPPSFVPAEVTAVSVPAGPSFTPAATYNPYEAGCSSYTPAECAAPSAYDAYGYGNNYDVWVTAEPGYYYSPDAVIGGHDSNMEQLLVCRAHYRGVHVPGKAIPSQGCGYIAHGGREIIEPSYQMLVGRGKYHWVPSYGGNVPPGAVVAGTTPGGAPLYIGRGHYCGSLTPGVIETYNRCLQIPFGGQEIRLSSYEVLVRSDIYHGQQAIRLVY from the exons ATGG CCTACAAGTGGGTTCAGTCCTCGGCCTACTCCTCCCTTCCCGAGGAGGCAGTGGTGGGCGGCAACGATGAGGACGGCGCCATGATTTACGTGGGCAGGGCGGAGCACGAGGGCGACATGTTGGTCTGCAAGGTGGTGCCCAGCAAGCAACTGGGATTCATTTCGCAGCGAGGAGAGGCCCTGCCCAAGGACATCTTCGAGGTGCTGTGCGGCCAGAATCTGGTGTGGATCAAGTGCTACGACCACGTGATTCCGGGGAACGCTGTGCTCTGTGGACGCACGTCGCTGGACCAGCCGGTGTACATTGGTCGTGGCCACTACGAGGGTCACCTGATTATCGGCAAAATCTCCTCCGTCCATCGGGCGCTGTTCATCGCATTTCGCGGCGCCGAACGTCGCCTGGACTCCTACGAGATTTTGGTGGAGGAGCGCAGAGTAGTGCCCGGCTGGCAgctgccaccaccacctcctccactGGAGGAGCCGGAAAAGTGCCCGCTCACACCGCCGCCACCCCCATCTCCACCGGCAATGGCGCCGCCACTGCCAGCCAAACCATATCCCTATCCGCACTTGGCTGCCATGCCATTTCCCGACAGGCCTCCGGCTTACACACCCACTCCGCATCCACTGCCGCCCGTTGGAGGTGTGGCGGTGCTGCCGAGTCCAACTCCACCGCCGCCAGCGGGGGGAGTGCTGGTCATGCCACGACCACCACCGCCAGCAGGTGGAGTGCTGGTCAtgccgcctcctcctccatcgTTCACTCCTGCTGAGGTCACCGCGGCGCCACCACCTTCATTTGTTCCTGCCGAGGTCACTGCAGTGTCCGTTCCCGCGGGGCCATCGTTTACACCCGCTGCCACCTATAATCCCTACGAGGCCGGATGCTCGTCCTACACTCCGGCCGAATGTGCTGCTCCATCGGCATATGACGCCTACGGCTATGGCAACAACTATGACGTTTGGGTAACCGCCGAACCGGGCTATTACTACTCCCCCGATGCCGTAATCGGAGGTCATGACAGCAACATGGAGCAATTGCTGGTGTGCAGGGCCCACTACCGCGGTGTCCATGTTCCGGGCAAGGCCATTCCCAGCCAGGGATGTGGCTACATAGCCCACGGGGGTCGCGAAATCATTGAGCCCTCCTACCAAATGCTGGTGGGCAGGGGCAAGTACCACTGGGTGCCATCCTACGGCGGAAACGTTCCGCCCGGAGCTGTTGTGGCCGGCACAACACCTGGCGGAGCACCACTCTACATTGGACGGGGTCACTACTGCGGCAGCCTGACCCCCGGCGTCATTGAGACCTACAACCGATGCCTCCAGATCCCGTTCGGTGGCCAGGAGATCCGGCTGAGCAGCTACGAAGTTCTGGTCAGGAGCGATATCTACCACGGACAGCAGGCCATTCGCCTGGTTTACTGA
- the LOC120446150 gene encoding uncharacterized protein LOC120446150 isoform X2, translating into MDNTWVHSSPHSPLPPYAVIGGHDSDRTPIYVGRSFHEGENLPAKVIPSKGCAYVAYGGAEHRKTHYEVLVGQGFAWVPSASGGVPPNAVRSGTTRTGEPLYVGRGHHAGSLTVGKVHPSHGCLYIPFGDQEVRINTYEVLIKQQHDVWVPASPSYTPPGAVIAGHDSDRTPIYAGRALHEGEMLPAKVVPSKGTAYVCFGGYEFQKPSYEVLTGYGYVWTNCGHRIPPNAVTTGRARNGELLYFGRGHYQGSLTPGLISASQRCLYIPYGGREIRVNSYEILCRQ; encoded by the exons ATGG ACAACACCTGGGTGCACTCGTCTCCACACAGCCCCCTGCCCCCTTACGCGGTGATCGGTGGCCATGACTCGGACCGCACGCCCATCTATGTGGGTCGATCCTTTCACGAGGGCGAGAATCTTCCGGCGAAGGTGATTCCGAGCAAGGGATGCGCCTACGTGGCCTACGGTGGTGCGGAGCACAGGAAGACGCACTACGAGGTGCTGGTGGGTCAGGGATTCGCCTGGGTGCCCAGTGCCAGTGGTGGCGTGCCACCGAACGCGGTGAGGAGTGGCACCACGCGCACCGGTGAGCCGCTGTACGTGGGACGCGGACATCATGCCGGAAGCTTGACTGTGGGCAAAGTGCATCCCTCGCACGGCTGCCTGTACATTCCGTTTGGCGACCAGGAGGTGCGCATCAACACCTACGAGGTGCTCATCAAGCAGCAGCACGACGTCTGGGTGCCGGCCTCGCCCAGTTACACTCCTCCGGGTGCAGTGATCGCCGGACACGACTCCGACCGCACTCCCATCTACGCCGGAAGGGCGCTGCACGAGGGCGAGATGCTGCCCGCCAAGGTGGTGCCGAGCAAGGGCACCGCCTACGTCTGCTTCGGCGGATACGAGTTCCAGAAGCCCAGCTACGAGGTGCTCACCGGCTACGGTTATGTGTGGACCAATTGCGGCCACCGCATTCCGCCCAACGCCGTGACCACGGGTCGCGCTCGCAATGGCGAGCTGCTGTACTTTGGGCGCGGACACTACCAGGGCAGCTTGACTCCGGGTCTGATCTCGGCCAGCCAGCGATGCCTCTACATTCCCTACGGCGGACGGGAGATTCGCGTCAACTCCTACGAGATTCTCTGCAGACAATAA
- the LOC120446150 gene encoding uncharacterized protein LOC120446150 isoform X1 — translation MGAVQPGGVVTVDNTWVHSSPHSPLPPYAVIGGHDSDRTPIYVGRSFHEGENLPAKVIPSKGCAYVAYGGAEHRKTHYEVLVGQGFAWVPSASGGVPPNAVRSGTTRTGEPLYVGRGHHAGSLTVGKVHPSHGCLYIPFGDQEVRINTYEVLIKQQHDVWVPASPSYTPPGAVIAGHDSDRTPIYAGRALHEGEMLPAKVVPSKGTAYVCFGGYEFQKPSYEVLTGYGYVWTNCGHRIPPNAVTTGRARNGELLYFGRGHYQGSLTPGLISASQRCLYIPYGGREIRVNSYEILCRQ, via the exons ATGG GCGCCGTGCAGCCAGGAGGAGTTGTGACCGTTG ACAACACCTGGGTGCACTCGTCTCCACACAGCCCCCTGCCCCCTTACGCGGTGATCGGTGGCCATGACTCGGACCGCACGCCCATCTATGTGGGTCGATCCTTTCACGAGGGCGAGAATCTTCCGGCGAAGGTGATTCCGAGCAAGGGATGCGCCTACGTGGCCTACGGTGGTGCGGAGCACAGGAAGACGCACTACGAGGTGCTGGTGGGTCAGGGATTCGCCTGGGTGCCCAGTGCCAGTGGTGGCGTGCCACCGAACGCGGTGAGGAGTGGCACCACGCGCACCGGTGAGCCGCTGTACGTGGGACGCGGACATCATGCCGGAAGCTTGACTGTGGGCAAAGTGCATCCCTCGCACGGCTGCCTGTACATTCCGTTTGGCGACCAGGAGGTGCGCATCAACACCTACGAGGTGCTCATCAAGCAGCAGCACGACGTCTGGGTGCCGGCCTCGCCCAGTTACACTCCTCCGGGTGCAGTGATCGCCGGACACGACTCCGACCGCACTCCCATCTACGCCGGAAGGGCGCTGCACGAGGGCGAGATGCTGCCCGCCAAGGTGGTGCCGAGCAAGGGCACCGCCTACGTCTGCTTCGGCGGATACGAGTTCCAGAAGCCCAGCTACGAGGTGCTCACCGGCTACGGTTATGTGTGGACCAATTGCGGCCACCGCATTCCGCCCAACGCCGTGACCACGGGTCGCGCTCGCAATGGCGAGCTGCTGTACTTTGGGCGCGGACACTACCAGGGCAGCTTGACTCCGGGTCTGATCTCGGCCAGCCAGCGATGCCTCTACATTCCCTACGGCGGACGGGAGATTCGCGTCAACTCCTACGAGATTCTCTGCAGACAATAA